The nucleotide sequence CGCCATATTTGTAGGTGTGCAGTCTCTCCTCAGGTAAATATTGCGTATCTGTGAACAGGTGAACTCTTGTACCTGTTTCTGAGCGGCGACCCTCTTCTGGTCTCTCTTCCTCCAGGCCGGGTCGTGGATGTGGAGGAAGGTTTTATATCCTGTCGTGATTCCACTCGGTCTGAATAGCTGCAGAGAAGTCAGGACAGATAATATCCATCACACCGATTTCATTGATCAAGtaatggaaaacaaatacaattacattttcaaattataaAACTGACTCACcaatttcatacatttttcaagCTAAGAATCCAAACACGGTCCTGGTTGCGCTGACGataccattatttttttttagacgatcaaaaagaaaaacaaaacagactaaCCTCTTTCTGACGGGGTCTAACGCCGTTCACTGCTCTCTCGAGACTTTTACCTGTAGCTCAGCTTTCCTCAGTCTTCTGTAGAACTCGTCGTCCTCTCTGCCCCAACCCCAGAACCGATTTGACATCCcgttacactgcaaaaaaaacaaaacaaaaactgaaaagtaaacCTTACTTTCTGCTTCAGAGTCAATAAAGTCTTCTGTCTGCAAAGACACAAACTGCGACATCTTTTCTGTCAAAGGCTGAAAACTGTTAAGATGCAAAAAACAATACTTGTCCTGTACTGTGACGTTCAGAGCGCAGTGGCTAAAATCACACCGGGTTAAACAGCTTCATCTGGGGGACAATTTAAATCATTACATTACTGTGTTGTTACATGTCAGACAGgccttttccactgcaggaactttAATGACGTGTAATCTGGGGCTTCTCGTAACGCGAACTTTGAAGAACTTTGAAGGAATTCATCAGGTTCTTCTTTGTGTTTCAACTGTATTGTACAAACGTCATTAAAAAAGGAGGGACGAGCTGTTTTTCTGGGTTGTTCGGTGCTTTGTGTGCACACGAGATACAAGTTTGAATGCTGAACCTGCAGAAGTTGGTCAGCGGCTCAAAACGTGTCAAACGAATTCAACTCAGTTTACTTTATTTCACCAAGATAATCCACTAAGTTTCAATACTGCTTTCCAATGGGTCCTGGCACAGTCGAAACATATCAAACAGTAGCAACAGTCTGTCAATCTAGTGTCCAGATATTTGAAATGTCCTTTGCTGCAGATCTCGTGTGACCGTTAGGGTCCAGTGGTGGAGACCACCTGAACAGTTCTGTCAGGTATGTGCGGAAACAAACCGCTCATAGTCTTAGTTTTTCGGCTTACTCCACTGCAGCATTGTGGTCCTTTATTTTTCTCCTGGTATCCCACCACTGTTCGGCTGAGTTTCATCAACCCTTTCTGCCAGAGACCGTGTTTGCTTCACCCATCACGATCAGCACTGCCGCTAACCCCTGAAAGTACCCGAACTTGGATTTAGTATCGAATCCTGAGCAGAACCAAACTTTAGTTCCAGGAACAAAGGAAACAAGCAGAACTAATGACAATGGAGACATGCTGTTAActtcctgcagtggaaaagaactaaaataattcagttttgcctttttctttttgtaactTTAAGGTTAATATCATCATGCAGTTTACTGCGTGTTGTCTGTCAGCTCGCTCCAGCGCTTCATTAAAAGCTACATAATGTTtccactgagtgaaatattcaaagaCGAGACTGgacagcatgagtttgtactGGCTGACAAACATACAGCTGCCTGGAAGACTGGAAATCAATTAAAATGGTCATCGGCGTTAATAATCTGTCGATGCAAAAGCTCTGCTGTGGTCCTTCTAACCTCTGACCCCTCCCAGACCCTTCAGAAACAAATAACCCGTGTGAAGCAGCTCAGTACCATGTGGTAATGCTTCTTGGTGAGCAGCAGGATTCCTCCCACGTAGGTCTTGTAGTGGTACAGCGGGTGCAGCTCTGGCGAGGCCACGTGGAACGGTCCGTCCTCGGGGAAACCGTAGTCCAGAGCTTCGTTCAGGGGCAACAGGTCCACGTCGTGCATCGCCAGGTAGTCTGTGTCGTTGCCGCTCTCCTGGTGACCCACGTTGATCAGAGACGCTCGGTTAAATCTAAAACAACAGGAGACGATATTACCTCTCTGCAGCTTGTTACTACGTTGTGTACTATGACTTGACTTTTTAGATTCTCTTCTCCTGATCGGAACAACCAACAActagaaaactaaaaataataacaacaataatcagCTGTCTGTGCATTCATTGCACTGAAATGAGCCTTGGGTGATCAGCCTCccagtaaatatatttttttaactctcCAGGCACACAATGCACATAAGCAAGCATAAAAGAAAGTAGGTCGCGCCCACTGTGGACTGTTGCCAGGCAGACTGtgtgtcaaaacaaaaaaaaaagtataaattgaattaaaaaacaaacaaagaaacagttaAAGTCAGATCTAGTGAGCAGAGAGTCTCTCCTCTGCAGGTTAACACCCGGTGGAGGTGTTCCCTCACCTGTAGTGATCCACCTGGTTGATGATGAGGATCTTGTGGCGGATCTTCTTCTTGTTGAGAAACGTGTGCATGAAGGGAACAAACTCCAGCAGCTCCTCGAAGCGTTCTCTGAAGGGGACGATGAGGGCCAGTTTGTGAGGACCCCAGGAGGGGTCGTCCGCTGCAGACGCCTGACCGTCAGCAGGACagggcggcggcggcggctgctgGCGGAGGTGTCCGTCTCCGTGCATGGAGGCGGTGGCAGACATGTCACCTGAACAGCTGAACTGCAGCCAGAACAGAGAGACGAACAGCAGCACCATGCAGAGGCCGAACAGCTTGTAGACAGTACATTTACCAGACAGGAacctgcaaaacacacagacgggggtgggggtgggggggcataAACAATCCAAAACGCACAAAAAAAGTACAGGTAACAACCAAAACCTAGACCAATTAAGAAAcaggatcccttaaatttgattagtaaagaattgtgaccaagacaTGTACTGAGCGGGACGTTTTACAGtgtgcaaacacaaaaaacagtaaGAGATAGGAATAATAAAAAGAAGTTAAACAGTAAACGTCactacaaattaaattaaatgatcaaatatataaaaatgcacaacgtttcttcttccattccttcagagccatgtgtctatttctgctcagctgctccAGCGCAGCGCCCCAGAATGGATCCGtttattgaattttactttgaaatggGCTTTAGGTATGCTGATATAGTTCTACTGCTCAACAGGCAGGCgtgttatgtaattagtgaaagtaaactttAACGAATTCCCCGATCAAGAGGTCTCtgcagaagaaagcagtacggtgatctgcaggatgctggACTCTGTGCTGGActggaccccagaggggtttcaccgAGGCGTCTCCACAGGAGGacttacagatgtgcagttgaatctacctcaaaaaagctaatgtgctgcatttgtttGAGACAAAagaagcaacaaacaagaaggagtccgtggttctgtcacagaaagagcagacagcactgaaccgcctgcagacacacatcagaaagcaaatcaaaatataatacactataatacaggtcagataaattaagtacacagtggatataagtataaaattaaaataagtgttaagtaacaagtggatttagaggttgatgataagtatgtacggtctaatgtaataatataagtaataagtaatagtgcatgaactgtcaagttaagtgtagcttattatgagacggaggatattgcacagcagtaatagaagtatgaataaatatcaataaattaaactgaaaacagagaatattgcacaattatgtcaagtattgcagagatgttaatgatcaatgtccagtttagtgacttcgggtcatacagactgacacttagagggaggagttaaagagtctgatggccacaggcaggaaggacttcctgtggcgctctgtggtgcattgtggggggatgagtcttccgctgaaggtgctcctttgtttgaccagcacgtcatggagcgggtgggagacgctgtccaagatggcgtgtagtttacccagcatcctcctctctgacaccacctccagagagtccagctccacccccacaatgtcaccggcctcacggatcagtttgttgagtctgttggcgtccgctgccctcagcccgctgccctcagcccgctgccctcagcccgctgccctcagcccgctgccccagcatgcaacaggtttcggtagaaggcctgttgctgttAGCGTGCAGCAATAactgatgttccttatacacaCAGCTCCGACCCAGAGGTTTGACAATGTTCTgtctgataacttctttgcaatggccGTCATAtaaaggtgaggtgtccataaacagtGCTAAATGCAGTAACGTGAGAATCTCCACGCTACGTTCCATTACAAATACGGCTCAGAAGgaccagaagaagaaaagtattgcgagggaataataattaattaataaaacaataaggAAATAGTGTGTCGTGGAGTCACACCTGTATTATAAACATTAAATAGTTTTTGTCATCAGTGAGATCGAACTCTTATTTTTGTTTACGTGACGTCGGCTACAGGAACCTTTTATTTATGTCAACAGACTCAACTACAATCAGAAATGcattgttaaaacattttacttttcgGCCGACATACGcacaaaataccaaaatatatAACTGTAATAAACTAAAAGCAGTTTTAGTAGTGAACACCGGGGATTGTGGGTGAATGATGCTGATCATTTAACTGCTCCTGAAGCAGTTTCACGTTTTCATTTCTCCGATTTACATGATTTTTCTCAGTGGGAAGCAAACAAATTCACAAACAAACCGACGTGCAGAAGAAAACACTCCATCTTTATCTTTATCATcctcgtcatcatcatcatcatcatcatcatcacagacaGGTTGAGTTAAAGCAGCGTTCAGTGGTTATACTGGCACACACTCTGCCATGCATCCAGACAGGGAAATATCCAAACTTGTGTTTTATTCTTCATTCTCAATTGGTCGATTAATGGATTAGTTAATAGACAAGAGTTCTGATattcaattaataattttagttatttatcaagtaaaatacCAACCATTCTTTCtttgcagcttctccaatgtgagagttttctgcttctctctgttttatatctcagtaaactgaataacttGAGCTTGACCTCTGGGAAATGTGTGATTGATATTTGTCAACATTTTCTGTCACGTTTTAGACTTAATTCATGAAGAAAGAAATAGTCCGTGGCCTACGTGTGCTCAGCTATCAGATGCATCATTGTTTGTATTATCAatttaatttgttctttttcatattcataaaaGAGGGCCACCTTCCCCagagggataaataaagtttgatctATTATAATGTGATGAAATGGTGTCAGTGGCTCTGTTAGAGACATGCAACAGTCAGCgtttatacatattatatatatatatttatatttaggaCTTTTACACATTTTGCATCAGTCAAGATGCAAGACAGGTTCAAACTCTGCTTCTCTGTTCACCTGCGGGCAGAAGTGAACCCACTGAGAATTTAACTCTTTCAGCAGCTTTTAGCATCTCTAAGCTCACAGTTTTGTTTCTCCGTCTGCTCACAGAACGCGTGGCCGAGTCCCTCAGCTTCTCACCGACATATTTAGCCACAGAAAGAGACATTTCTACTACAAAACAAGCTCCGATGAAGCCGCTGTACGCGACCTGCTCAggaccaaacagcagacagacgcagtcggagagcagctggtgaacgtGGCGGAGCGTTTACATGTCTCTCAGGAGTCGGTGGAGCCCACGTTAACCACTTGATAAACTGATGTTATATCGGGAATGTGTGGTCAGGACGTCTTTAGTTGTTTCAGTACTTCTATGATACTTTAACTAAAGCTGCggtgtttttctgtgacatAATTAAATTCAGTTACATGAGAGACACAAACCAGGGATAATGCTGCGTTCATGACATATGGGCAGAATGGGAAGAACGTGGAAAACCTCCCGTTATTCCGACTTATTCCAGCCTCGTAGACACAACAGATGAATGGGAATTTGGcctaaattagattttttttaatcgtGCTAGCGGTTCATTATGAAAAAACAGATACAAATTGCTCCTTTTTAATtagctgaaatgattatttgCAGGCATCGTTATGTTGATGCTCCTGTTGGTCTTTTCGCCGAGATGTATCCGTACctgagctttcagaaaaattcCTGATAGCGCAAGATAGTTTTCCCACTCAAGTGCTCGGAATAACGGTCCGAACGATATGACACGAACGCAGCATGAGACC is from Siniperca chuatsi isolate FFG_IHB_CAS linkage group LG8, ASM2008510v1, whole genome shotgun sequence and encodes:
- the b4galt7 gene encoding beta-1,4-galactosyltransferase 7 isoform X2, whose amino-acid sequence is MVLLFVSLFWLQFSCSGDMSATASMHGDGHLRQQPPPPPCPADGQASAADDPSWGPHKLALIVPFRERFEELLEFVPFMHTFLNKKKIRHKILIINQVDHYRFNRASLINVGHQESGNDTDYLAMHDVDLLPLNEALDYGFPEDGPFHVASPELHPLYHYKTYVGGILLLTKKHYHMCNGMSNRFWGWGREDDEFYRRLRKAELQLFRPSGITTGYKTFLHIHDPAWRKRDQKRVAAQKQEQFKVDPEGGLSNLRYQVESRKELTISGAPCTVINTKLECDQNQTPWCLLA
- the b4galt7 gene encoding beta-1,4-galactosyltransferase 7 isoform X3 — its product is MMYSSRRKPVLYFKEERRFLSGKCTVYKLFGLCMVLLFVSLFWLQFSCSGDMSATASMHGDGHLRQQPPPPPCPADGQASAADDPSWGPHKLALIVPFRERFEELLEFVPFMHTFLNKKKIRHKILIINQVDHYRFNRASLINVGHQESGNDTDYLAMHDVDLLPLNEALDYGFPEDGPFHVASPELHPLYHYKTYVGGILLLTKKHYHMCNGMSNRFWGWGREDDEFYRRLRKAELQLFRPSGITTGYKTFLHIHDPAWRKRDQKRVAAQKQAAVATGKMEE
- the b4galt7 gene encoding beta-1,4-galactosyltransferase 7 isoform X1 — encoded protein: MMYSSRRKPVLYFKEERRFLSGKCTVYKLFGLCMVLLFVSLFWLQFSCSGDMSATASMHGDGHLRQQPPPPPCPADGQASAADDPSWGPHKLALIVPFRERFEELLEFVPFMHTFLNKKKIRHKILIINQVDHYRFNRASLINVGHQESGNDTDYLAMHDVDLLPLNEALDYGFPEDGPFHVASPELHPLYHYKTYVGGILLLTKKHYHMCNGMSNRFWGWGREDDEFYRRLRKAELQLFRPSGITTGYKTFLHIHDPAWRKRDQKRVAAQKQEQFKVDPEGGLSNLRYQVESRKELTISGAPCTVINTKLECDQNQTPWCLLA